In the genome of Methanobrevibacter sp., the window CACTGTTTATGACAATAAGCAAGCTCCAAATGTAGCCAATGTATTTTGCGGTGTCTGCATAGGAGTCAAGACCAAAAATGAGATGATTTTGTAGTTTTGTAATTCGGATACATTTGTTCAATGACTTCAGGAATTCCTTAATGTATCCAAAGCAAGGTTTGGCCAGTTCGATTATATTTTTCACATTATGCGATTCGTCTTCCTCTTCATCATCCTCATCTTTGTCATCTTCACTGGGATAATGTTTGGAATAGACTTTTATTTTTCTTAAAATCAGTATTTTTAAACATCCTTCTAATTTTCTTCCTTTTTTATCGTAGATGAGTGCTATTCTAACTCCTACATATAATAAAATAAGAATAAATATGATGATTATGAGAATAATCATCAATAGGATGTTTAACATGGGATAGTTCCTATTCTTCTTCGTCTTTAGTTGTGAACTCAGGTTCTATGTATTCAGATTCATCATAATCATTATTTGAGGAATCCATATATTTTTTAATTAGGTCAGTAATTATTAAGCCTAAATCGGATAATGCCTTATTCGCATCACTTCCTTTACTTAAATCAAGCACGCGAACTCCTTCAGCGCTATTTCCTTTT includes:
- a CDS encoding DUF2953 domain-containing protein, with translation MLNILLMIILIIIIFILILLYVGVRIALIYDKKGRKLEGCLKILILRKIKVYSKHYPSEDDKDEDDEEEDESHNVKNIIELAKPCFGYIKEFLKSLNKCIRITKLQNHLIFGLDSYADTAKYIGYIWSLLIVINSAHENSMLTAEPSFNGSVLDAKGENYIDINILKLMPPLIKLLSKKEVRQLIRGIRNG